In Bacillus sp. DX3.1, the following proteins share a genomic window:
- a CDS encoding iron ABC transporter permease, with product MEASARKIEQQEVNAKDIKSRPLVATIILIAGTILLALSMAMSISFGAADISLKTVWQAVFQFDGSVTHHNVIQELRMPRAIGGVVAGAFLAVSGAIMQGMTRNPLASPSLMGITDGAVFGIAIMYAFFPNSPYLMFVIASFIGAAFGASIVYGIGAASPSGLTPVKLALAGAAISALLGAISSGIALYFNLAQEVSMWNAGGVAGVKWESINMLLPIGLVCLLLAIMMSRYITILSFGEEIAIGLGQNTTLIKFIGTVLVLVLTGSAVSMAGSVGFVGLVIPHMTRFLVGSDYRWVIPCSAILGGLLIECADMLSRIINPPFETPIGAITALIGVPFFLYLARNEGRGKM from the coding sequence ATGGAAGCAAGTGCGAGGAAGATAGAACAACAAGAAGTAAATGCGAAAGATATTAAGAGTCGGCCGCTTGTTGCCACTATTATATTAATAGCTGGTACAATCTTATTGGCCTTAAGTATGGCTATGTCAATCTCATTTGGAGCAGCAGATATTAGTTTGAAAACGGTATGGCAAGCTGTGTTTCAGTTTGATGGGTCTGTGACGCATCATAATGTAATTCAAGAGCTTCGTATGCCTAGGGCAATTGGTGGTGTTGTTGCTGGAGCCTTTTTAGCTGTATCAGGCGCGATTATGCAAGGTATGACGCGAAATCCACTTGCATCTCCATCATTAATGGGGATTACGGATGGGGCCGTATTTGGGATTGCGATTATGTATGCATTTTTCCCGAATTCCCCGTATTTAATGTTTGTAATTGCTTCTTTTATCGGAGCAGCATTTGGCGCAAGTATTGTATACGGAATTGGAGCAGCTTCACCAAGTGGATTAACACCTGTTAAACTAGCATTAGCTGGGGCAGCAATCAGTGCCTTATTAGGAGCAATTTCATCTGGTATTGCTTTGTATTTCAACCTTGCTCAAGAAGTGAGTATGTGGAATGCGGGTGGCGTTGCTGGCGTAAAGTGGGAAAGCATTAATATGCTATTACCAATCGGACTTGTTTGTCTTCTTCTTGCAATTATGATGTCGCGATACATTACAATTCTAAGTTTTGGTGAAGAAATTGCAATTGGACTTGGACAAAATACAACACTGATTAAATTTATCGGAACTGTACTTGTTCTTGTTTTAACAGGTTCTGCAGTATCTATGGCAGGGTCGGTTGGATTTGTTGGGCTTGTGATTCCGCATATGACGCGTTTTCTTGTCGGATCAGATTATAGATGGGTTATTCCATGTTCTGCTATATTAGGTGGATTGTTAATTGAATGTGCGGATATGTTATCTCGTATTATTAATCCGCCGTTTGAAACACCAATCGGGGCGATTACAGCACTAATTGGCGTTCCATTCTTCCTCTACTTAGCACGTAATGAAGGGAGAGGGAAAATGTGA
- a CDS encoding RsfA family transcriptional regulator: MKVRQDAWTDEDDLLLAETVLRHVREGSTQLNAFEEVGDQLNRTSAACGFRWNAVVRYSYEQALQLAKKHRKDKMRAAGGEQAKKRLLYTPPASAVITVDKEPITHELHEPIQRTEPVASKSAMTMQDVIYFLQTVGSSNVKISALENENTRLKQEITSYMLRNDELEKKLEKIEQQSHTVQEDYETLMNIMNRARKLALMDDEERTQTSFRMDRNGNLEKIAE, encoded by the coding sequence ATGAAAGTAAGACAAGATGCTTGGACTGACGAAGACGATTTATTACTTGCTGAAACCGTACTACGTCATGTTCGAGAAGGAAGTACCCAATTAAATGCATTTGAGGAAGTTGGCGATCAGTTAAATCGCACATCAGCTGCTTGCGGTTTTCGCTGGAATGCTGTTGTTCGTTATAGCTATGAGCAAGCATTGCAGCTAGCGAAAAAACACCGAAAAGATAAAATGCGTGCTGCTGGTGGTGAACAAGCAAAAAAACGACTTCTCTATACCCCTCCAGCTTCAGCGGTAATTACAGTTGATAAAGAGCCAATTACGCATGAACTGCATGAGCCTATTCAGCGTACAGAACCAGTTGCATCTAAAAGTGCTATGACTATGCAAGATGTCATTTATTTCTTACAAACGGTAGGATCTTCAAATGTAAAAATATCCGCCCTTGAAAATGAGAATACGAGATTAAAACAAGAAATCACTTCATACATGCTTCGAAATGATGAATTAGAAAAGAAACTGGAAAAGATAGAACAACAATCCCACACGGTACAGGAAGATTACGAAACACTCATGAATATTATGAACCGTGCTCGTAAGTTAGCACTAATGGATGATGAAGAACGTACCCAAACATCATTTCGCATGGATCGAAATGGAAATTTAGAAAAGATTGCAGAATAA
- a CDS encoding GNAT family protein: protein MKIKGNRVFVKVLEEYDAEAMLQVELRNQEFFQLYTPLRDAAFYTLEGQQDRIRKQYEKRKLDQEYSFGIFLIGTEELIGNIALSDILRGPLQNCFIGYYLDKHHNGKGYMTEAVSLVVSYAFYELKLHRIEAGVMPHNKGSIHVLEKVGFHREGIARKNVKINGRWEDHQVLAIINDKDC, encoded by the coding sequence ATGAAAATAAAGGGAAATCGTGTTTTTGTGAAGGTTCTTGAAGAGTATGATGCTGAAGCGATGTTACAAGTAGAATTGAGGAATCAAGAATTTTTCCAGCTGTATACACCATTACGAGATGCTGCATTTTACACTTTGGAAGGACAGCAGGATCGAATTAGAAAACAATATGAAAAGAGAAAGCTAGATCAAGAATACTCATTTGGAATTTTCTTGATTGGAACAGAAGAATTGATTGGAAATATTGCACTTTCAGATATATTGCGAGGCCCTTTACAAAATTGTTTCATTGGTTACTACTTAGATAAGCATCATAATGGAAAAGGATATATGACAGAGGCGGTTAGCCTTGTTGTTTCATATGCATTTTACGAATTAAAGCTTCACCGAATTGAAGCTGGGGTTATGCCACATAACAAAGGATCCATTCATGTTTTAGAGAAAGTTGGATTTCATAGGGAAGGTATTGCTAGAAAAAATGTAAAGATTAATGGAAGGTGGGAAGATCATCAAGTACTAGCGATTATTAATGATAAAGATTGCTGA
- a CDS encoding lipoprotein BA_5634 family protein — protein MKKVKLGFVAALSAVVFSGCSIMDMIAPQANGVIMYGDDAVLQQTIEKHQKEIESQNKYEAKFDKFNDQKVLIINKTTADKLVKEKILRKVDGDNVKPIETLPSVSDDTGIVFAKTEQNDVTINGKKMKYEGNVIIGDARKYTDMYAVVSDTVYSAISAPVKTIGVVEFKENPKKEIFPDIKRDSKVEEAHMVEIKSK, from the coding sequence ATGAAAAAAGTAAAATTAGGATTTGTAGCGGCACTTTCAGCTGTAGTATTTAGTGGTTGTTCAATTATGGATATGATTGCTCCGCAAGCAAACGGTGTAATTATGTATGGTGATGATGCAGTCCTACAACAAACAATAGAGAAGCATCAAAAAGAAATTGAGTCTCAAAATAAATATGAGGCGAAATTTGATAAATTCAATGATCAAAAGGTGTTAATTATAAATAAAACGACAGCAGACAAGCTTGTGAAAGAAAAAATACTGAGAAAAGTAGATGGGGACAATGTGAAGCCAATTGAAACATTACCATCTGTTTCTGATGATACAGGGATTGTATTTGCGAAAACCGAGCAGAATGATGTAACAATTAACGGGAAAAAAATGAAATATGAAGGTAATGTTATTATCGGCGATGCACGTAAATATACAGATATGTATGCGGTTGTAAGTGATACAGTATATTCAGCAATTAGTGCACCTGTAAAAACAATTGGGGTAGTAGAGTTTAAAGAAAATCCGAAAAAAGAGATTTTTCCAGATATAAAGAGAGATTCTAAAGTGGAAGAAGCCCATATGGTAGAGATAAAGTCAAAATAA
- a CDS encoding HD domain-containing protein, translated as MVYLNDKLSETKVFKDPVHKYVHVRDRVIWDLIGTKEFQRLRRIKQLGTTFFTFHGAEHSRFTHSLGVYEIIRRMIDDVFDGRPEWNAEDRLLCLCAALLHDVGHGPFSHSFEKVFSLDHEKFTQKIIVGDTEINTVLSRVDQEFPQKVADVIAKTSDNKLAISMISSQIDADRMDYLLRDAYFTGVKYGNFDMERILRVMRPYGDQVVIKNSGMHAVEHYIMSRYQMYWQVYFHPVTRSAEVILTKILHRAKMLHKQYYAFKHHPVHFYSLFEEEVTVEDYIKLDENVMYYYFQVWQDEEDAILSDLCRRFMNRNLFKYVEFTEKHGLNNWAELSSLFKKIGLDPEYYLVVDSTSDLPYDFYRAGEEEERLPILLLMPNGELRELSRESDIVEAITGKKRTDQKLFYPHDLIYEDGRKGKYKEKIIQLLEGKE; from the coding sequence ATGGTATATTTAAACGACAAACTCAGCGAAACAAAAGTGTTTAAAGACCCAGTACATAAATATGTGCACGTGCGTGATCGCGTGATTTGGGATTTAATCGGAACGAAAGAATTTCAACGTCTGCGCCGTATTAAGCAGCTTGGGACGACATTTTTTACATTTCACGGTGCGGAACATAGTCGCTTTACTCATTCATTAGGTGTATATGAAATTATTCGTCGTATGATTGATGATGTATTTGATGGCAGACCGGAATGGAATGCAGAAGATAGATTGTTATGTTTATGTGCAGCATTGCTTCATGATGTTGGACACGGCCCATTTTCTCATTCATTTGAAAAAGTATTTTCATTAGATCATGAGAAGTTTACACAAAAAATTATTGTCGGTGACACCGAAATCAATACAGTATTAAGCCGTGTTGATCAAGAGTTTCCGCAAAAGGTAGCAGATGTCATTGCGAAAACGTCGGACAATAAATTAGCGATTAGTATGATCTCGAGTCAAATTGATGCAGATCGTATGGATTATTTATTACGAGATGCATATTTTACAGGTGTGAAATACGGAAACTTTGATATGGAGCGTATATTACGTGTCATGCGGCCGTATGGAGACCAAGTCGTTATTAAAAATAGCGGTATGCATGCTGTTGAGCATTATATTATGAGCCGTTATCAAATGTACTGGCAAGTGTATTTCCATCCGGTAACACGCAGTGCAGAAGTCATTTTAACGAAAATCTTACATCGTGCAAAAATGTTGCATAAGCAGTATTATGCATTTAAACATCATCCTGTTCATTTTTACTCTTTATTTGAAGAAGAAGTAACGGTAGAGGATTACATAAAGTTAGATGAGAATGTTATGTATTACTACTTCCAAGTATGGCAGGATGAAGAAGATGCTATTTTAAGTGATTTGTGCCGCCGCTTTATGAATCGAAACCTTTTTAAATATGTAGAGTTTACAGAGAAACATGGCTTGAATAATTGGGCGGAATTAAGTAGTTTATTTAAGAAAATTGGTTTAGATCCAGAGTATTATTTAGTGGTTGATTCTACATCGGACTTGCCGTACGACTTTTACCGTGCGGGGGAAGAAGAGGAGCGTCTCCCGATTTTACTTCTGATGCCAAACGGAGAACTTCGTGAACTTTCACGTGAATCTGATATTGTAGAAGCGATTACGGGTAAAAAGAGAACGGATCAAAAACTCTTTTATCCGCATGATTTAATCTATGAAGATGGCCGAAAAGGAAAATATAAAGAGAAAATTATTCAGTTATTAGAAGGAAAAGAATAA
- a CDS encoding YwhD family protein, with amino-acid sequence MTEKKKKIGFNIVKNDSTDGHGGFGVGALSLENISPVFVDVTEENAFVDIGAMHARSTVEKGIKFLKSKEEVPNGKPYWLVWVTIERTATGAYYAGVTACEMTVDREIRRGYKSLPEHVNKMDKSLKRHIMVDHMDATSKKVLGKFLKEHNEAIWNESSEALHHALLGE; translated from the coding sequence ATGACAGAAAAAAAGAAAAAAATCGGTTTTAATATCGTTAAAAATGATTCAACAGATGGACACGGTGGCTTTGGCGTTGGTGCGTTAAGCTTAGAAAATATTTCACCTGTTTTCGTTGATGTTACAGAAGAAAATGCATTTGTTGATATTGGAGCGATGCATGCACGTAGCACTGTTGAAAAAGGGATTAAATTTTTAAAGAGCAAAGAAGAAGTTCCAAACGGAAAACCGTACTGGCTTGTTTGGGTAACAATTGAGAGAACGGCAACAGGTGCGTACTATGCGGGTGTTACAGCTTGTGAAATGACAGTTGATCGTGAAATTCGCCGTGGTTATAAATCACTTCCTGAGCATGTAAATAAGATGGATAAATCATTAAAGCGTCACATTATGGTTGATCATATGGATGCAACATCTAAAAAAGTGCTTGGGAAGTTTTTAAAAGAGCATAACGAAGCTATCTGGAATGAATCTAGTGAAGCGTTACATCATGCGTTATTAGGAGAATAA
- a CDS encoding 2-hydroxymuconate tautomerase, with protein MPYVTVKMLEGRTEEQKKALAEKVTAAVSETTGAPEENIVVFIEEMSKNHYAVGGKRLSDK; from the coding sequence ATGCCATATGTAACAGTGAAAATGCTAGAAGGACGCACAGAAGAGCAAAAGAAAGCCCTTGCTGAGAAAGTAACAGCAGCAGTAAGCGAAACAACTGGTGCTCCAGAAGAAAATATCGTTGTCTTCATCGAAGAAATGTCTAAAAACCATTATGCAGTCGGTGGAAAACGCTTAAGCGACAAATAA
- a CDS encoding site-2 protease family protein, translating into MENFFVYPLHQIPLVAMAIVIALSVHEFAHAYVAYKFGDDTAKKQGRLTLSPMSHLDPIGMIAILIIGFGWARPVPVNPYNFKKPRLAGVLVSIAGPISNFILSAIGLIIWYSLIRFGVLDAIPFAVADTLRQFFQIFITLNIVLLIFNLLPIPPLDGYRVIEDLAPANVRAKMTQYEKYGAIALLILVITPLDRYTIQPIFQVVIPYVLGFLQSIIAPIFGLM; encoded by the coding sequence ATGGAGAATTTTTTTGTATATCCACTGCACCAAATACCGTTAGTAGCAATGGCTATTGTTATTGCATTGTCTGTGCATGAATTCGCACATGCATATGTTGCATATAAGTTTGGAGATGATACAGCTAAAAAGCAAGGGCGTTTAACGTTATCACCAATGTCTCATTTAGATCCTATTGGCATGATTGCCATATTAATCATTGGGTTTGGTTGGGCACGACCAGTACCTGTTAATCCGTATAACTTTAAAAAACCACGTCTTGCTGGTGTTTTAGTGTCAATTGCAGGGCCAATTAGTAACTTTATCTTAAGTGCTATAGGCTTAATCATTTGGTACAGCTTAATAAGATTTGGGGTATTAGATGCCATTCCATTTGCAGTGGCAGATACATTACGTCAATTCTTTCAAATTTTTATTACTCTTAATATTGTTTTACTTATTTTCAACTTATTACCGATTCCACCGCTTGATGGATATCGTGTTATTGAAGATTTAGCACCGGCAAATGTTCGTGCAAAAATGACGCAATATGAGAAATATGGAGCAATTGCTTTATTGATTCTTGTTATTACACCGCTTGACCGTTATACAATTCAACCAATCTTCCAAGTGGTAATACCATATGTATTAGGGTTTTTGCAAAGTATAATTGCGCCTATATTTGGGCTAATGTAA
- a CDS encoding iron ABC transporter permease — MRTSVLTKKNVSIVTILTCLIFAVFLISLNTGTFKIPPMDVLKSLVGLGAEDQSVILFEFRMPRMVIAILVGSALAVSGAIMQGLSRNPLADPGIIGINAGAGLTVVVFVYFFFGKVGTGSLLSVFILPFFALVGAVLAAVIIYALAWKDGVSPTRLILVGIAVAAGFSAVSLIFSMKMTSNDFRFATIWLAGSLWGTDWKFVLSVLPWMLIFLPIAIRKAHVLNVMNLGDAAAVGLGVNVEKERRKLLFIAVCLAGASVAVAGGIGFIGLMAPHLARRLVGGKHQIMLPTAALIGTFLLLFADWISRSVLTTSEIPVGLVISVIGAPYFIYLLIKTK, encoded by the coding sequence GTGAGGACAAGCGTCTTAACAAAAAAGAATGTTTCAATCGTAACGATTTTAACCTGTTTAATTTTTGCAGTTTTTCTTATAAGTTTAAATACAGGAACGTTTAAAATCCCACCAATGGACGTATTGAAATCGTTAGTTGGGCTTGGGGCAGAAGATCAGTCAGTCATTTTATTTGAATTTCGGATGCCGCGTATGGTCATTGCTATACTAGTCGGTTCAGCGTTAGCTGTATCAGGTGCGATTATGCAAGGGTTATCACGAAATCCACTTGCTGATCCAGGAATCATCGGAATTAACGCCGGAGCAGGATTAACGGTTGTTGTATTCGTATATTTCTTTTTTGGAAAAGTGGGAACTGGTTCCCTTCTATCCGTATTTATCCTTCCATTTTTCGCTTTGGTGGGTGCAGTACTGGCAGCGGTTATTATTTATGCATTAGCATGGAAAGATGGTGTTTCACCTACCCGTTTAATTCTTGTAGGTATTGCAGTAGCAGCGGGATTTAGCGCTGTTAGTTTAATTTTTTCAATGAAAATGACATCGAATGATTTCCGCTTCGCAACGATTTGGCTAGCGGGAAGCTTATGGGGTACAGACTGGAAATTCGTACTGAGTGTACTTCCATGGATGCTGATCTTTTTACCAATTGCGATTCGTAAAGCACACGTATTAAATGTTATGAATTTAGGTGATGCAGCAGCGGTCGGACTTGGTGTAAATGTAGAGAAGGAAAGACGTAAACTATTATTTATTGCTGTTTGTTTAGCAGGAGCATCCGTTGCTGTTGCTGGTGGGATTGGCTTTATCGGCTTAATGGCACCGCATTTAGCAAGGCGCCTTGTTGGAGGAAAGCATCAAATTATGTTACCGACAGCCGCACTAATTGGAACGTTTTTACTATTGTTTGCAGATTGGATTTCACGTAGTGTATTAACGACATCAGAAATACCAGTCGGTCTTGTTATTTCTGTAATCGGTGCACCATATTTCATTTATTTACTTATTAAAACAAAATAA
- a CDS encoding biotin/lipoate A/B protein ligase family protein, with the protein MSDSRSILSQPEWRIVDQSSLGSTFHALQSFAMDDTLCTTVGNGTSAATMRSWVHHNTIVLGIQDSRLPHLSKGISFLQSNNFNVIVRNSGGLAVVLDEGVLNVSLLFQETEKGIDIDLGYDTMWHLIKETLKDYDVNIEAKEIVGSYCPGSYDLSIGDQKFAGISQRRIRGGVAVQIYLCATGSGSERAALVRDFYNLAIQGEETRFTYPEIVPSTMASLSELLGETITVQDLMMRLLQTLQHFTPQLTPSQLTIDEVPLYELHLQRIIDRNNKALILEK; encoded by the coding sequence ATGAGCGATTCCCGTTCGATTTTATCTCAACCAGAGTGGCGCATTGTTGATCAGTCTAGTTTAGGATCAACCTTTCATGCCCTGCAGTCATTCGCAATGGATGACACGCTATGCACGACAGTTGGAAATGGTACATCCGCTGCAACAATGCGCTCTTGGGTTCATCACAATACAATTGTTCTTGGCATTCAAGATTCACGCCTTCCTCATTTAAGTAAAGGGATTTCTTTCTTACAAAGCAACAACTTCAATGTCATCGTCCGAAATTCAGGTGGCCTTGCTGTCGTACTAGATGAAGGTGTTTTAAATGTATCACTTCTATTTCAAGAAACAGAAAAAGGAATTGATATTGATCTTGGATATGATACGATGTGGCATTTAATTAAAGAAACGCTAAAAGATTACGATGTCAATATAGAGGCGAAAGAAATTGTCGGCTCTTATTGTCCTGGAAGCTATGATTTAAGCATCGGTGATCAGAAATTTGCTGGTATTTCACAGCGCCGCATTCGCGGAGGGGTTGCTGTACAAATTTATTTATGTGCAACAGGAAGCGGCTCTGAACGCGCGGCACTTGTTCGTGATTTTTACAACTTAGCAATTCAAGGAGAAGAAACAAGGTTTACGTATCCTGAAATTGTTCCAAGTACAATGGCTTCTTTATCTGAATTACTTGGTGAAACAATTACAGTTCAAGATTTAATGATGCGTCTCTTACAAACATTGCAGCACTTTACGCCGCAATTAACACCATCACAGCTAACAATAGACGAGGTTCCGTTATATGAACTTCACTTGCAGCGTATTATTGATCGGAACAACAAAGCACTCATTCTTGAGAAATAA
- a CDS encoding ABC transporter ATP-binding protein, which produces MATLAVDSVSVGYNEGLIIDGLSVEIPEGKITTIIGPNGCGKSTLLKTASRILKAKRGTVYLDGKAIEKQPTKEIAKKMAILPQTAEVPTGLTVFELVSYGRFPHQKGFGTLREEDYRYIHWALEVTGMTEFANRPAEALSGGQRQRVWIAMALAQGTDLLVLDEPTTYLDMAHQLEVLNLLKKLNQEEGRTIVMVIHDLNHASRFSDHMIALKSGKLMKQGTPDEVMTCETLRDVFEIEAQIVPCPVNCKPICLTYDLTIINKQLRKQA; this is translated from the coding sequence ATGGCAACTTTAGCGGTTGATTCAGTATCTGTTGGCTATAATGAAGGATTAATTATTGATGGATTGTCAGTTGAAATTCCGGAAGGGAAAATTACAACGATTATTGGACCGAACGGATGCGGAAAATCCACTTTGTTAAAAACAGCTTCTCGTATTTTAAAAGCAAAACGAGGTACAGTTTATCTTGATGGGAAAGCAATTGAGAAACAGCCGACAAAAGAAATCGCAAAGAAAATGGCGATTTTGCCACAAACTGCAGAAGTGCCAACCGGTCTGACTGTATTTGAACTTGTATCATATGGCCGTTTCCCACATCAAAAGGGCTTTGGGACGTTAAGGGAAGAAGATTATCGTTATATTCACTGGGCACTTGAAGTGACAGGGATGACAGAGTTTGCGAATCGTCCAGCGGAAGCCCTATCAGGTGGACAGCGTCAGCGCGTTTGGATTGCGATGGCTCTTGCGCAAGGAACAGATTTACTTGTGCTAGACGAACCGACAACATACTTGGATATGGCTCACCAACTGGAAGTATTAAACTTATTGAAAAAATTAAATCAAGAAGAAGGCCGAACAATTGTTATGGTTATTCATGATTTAAATCATGCTTCTCGTTTTTCAGATCATATGATTGCTTTAAAGAGCGGAAAGTTAATGAAGCAAGGGACGCCGGATGAGGTTATGACGTGTGAAACACTTCGTGACGTGTTTGAAATTGAAGCACAAATCGTTCCATGTCCTGTAAACTGTAAACCAATTTGCTTAACGTATGATTTAACGATAATAAATAAACAACTACGTAAACAAGCGTAA
- a CDS encoding ABC transporter substrate-binding protein — MKKFKVTLLACLLVITSVLFAACSSDKKEEKKADAKSEERVVKHAKGEIKIPANPKKIADLSGSTEDLLIFGMKPIITANTSQEKIDAHIADKLKGVKPVGSAWGDKINIEAVAAAKPDVILVNNRQEKIYDQLSKIAPTVMLNTPLDQWRPKFEEVGKIFGKEKEATAWLKKYDEKASKLHDKIVAKTGDAKFMKMAAYPNAFRVYGNYGYGSVLFEDLKLPAVKGTPTDKPLVQVQKEALIDYNPDYLFVFTTGDGSQRLKEFQEETIWKNMNAVKNNKVFTIKNEDLNKGYFPLGKEMILDEIADFVLGK; from the coding sequence ATGAAGAAATTTAAAGTAACGCTACTAGCATGCTTACTAGTTATTACGTCTGTATTATTTGCAGCTTGTTCTTCCGATAAGAAAGAAGAAAAGAAGGCAGATGCGAAAAGTGAAGAGCGCGTTGTAAAACACGCAAAAGGGGAAATTAAAATCCCTGCAAACCCAAAGAAAATTGCTGACCTTAGTGGTTCAACAGAAGACTTGTTAATCTTTGGCATGAAGCCAATTATTACTGCAAATACATCTCAAGAGAAAATTGATGCACATATTGCAGATAAATTAAAAGGTGTAAAGCCAGTTGGTTCTGCCTGGGGCGATAAAATCAATATTGAAGCCGTAGCGGCTGCAAAACCTGATGTAATTCTTGTGAACAACCGTCAAGAAAAGATTTACGATCAATTATCTAAGATTGCACCAACAGTTATGTTAAATACTCCATTAGATCAATGGCGTCCAAAGTTTGAAGAAGTAGGTAAAATCTTTGGTAAAGAAAAAGAAGCAACGGCATGGTTGAAGAAATACGACGAAAAAGCAAGTAAGTTACATGATAAAATCGTTGCAAAAACTGGTGATGCGAAGTTCATGAAAATGGCAGCATATCCAAATGCATTCCGTGTATACGGTAACTACGGTTACGGTAGCGTATTGTTTGAGGACTTAAAACTTCCAGCTGTTAAAGGTACACCAACTGATAAGCCGTTAGTACAAGTACAAAAAGAAGCATTAATTGACTACAACCCAGATTACTTATTCGTATTTACAACAGGTGATGGTTCACAACGCTTAAAAGAATTCCAAGAAGAAACAATTTGGAAAAACATGAACGCTGTTAAGAACAATAAAGTGTTTACAATCAAAAACGAAGATTTAAACAAAGGGTACTTCCCACTTGGTAAAGAAATGATCTTAGACGAAATTGCTGATTTCGTTTTAGGAAAATAA
- a CDS encoding DUF1450 domain-containing protein, translated as MGNEFRVCDDCQATNIKTLIPRLKKIDSCADIEVGCQSYCGPGRKKSFAFVNNRPVAAPNEDELLKKIETKLNK; from the coding sequence ATGGGAAACGAATTTCGTGTGTGTGATGATTGTCAGGCAACGAATATTAAGACGTTGATACCTCGTTTGAAAAAGATAGATTCATGTGCAGACATTGAAGTTGGATGCCAATCTTATTGTGGTCCAGGTCGTAAAAAATCATTCGCTTTTGTCAATAACCGTCCGGTTGCAGCACCAAATGAAGATGAACTACTTAAAAAAATTGAAACAAAATTAAATAAATAA